In one Ananas comosus cultivar F153 linkage group 12, ASM154086v1, whole genome shotgun sequence genomic region, the following are encoded:
- the LOC109718176 gene encoding polyadenylate-binding protein-interacting protein 7-like isoform X1 produces MNLSVNSAPNKELKLDLPSKATKLNPNAAEFVPSSLRSTQGNAKSPSATKFDFLATSKKAIVDRSESSISNGSETFQLPDDITPDFRIMVEESDGKGNLSLKGLSIHEGTNASNHLLSTADKALTFLNDNLSFRDKIGFSQSTYGEEQLSASMMNWDEPLKNGGLHSMNGTKVNHYNGDSVADSVNDLIGGSSLVEDAAINPLKFLSSKFPGFPVQSIADVYYKNGRDLRITVGVLSYLENQVGGTFVQSPQSKSFASPSLGMPDFPALAMTNTQHGLAKYSKEDVTYKSPNITRGDFNLVSSLGELASPRATQWRYKRDGSNDNGVGSSRSSQLLASTYGGNAANLYLESREDARDFSHLRNASTEQARQAYLIGNKALAKELNLKDQLYNLQMKATHDKAREATTWQRNLLLPDLHVYSKSVEEPSDPFIDLRGLHAGEAIHALNHELRNLKRAARLAPRKLEVMILVGSAAGGRALSAAVEQCLSEHGLHHTPVQPGVLRVVMY; encoded by the exons ATGAATCTATCTGTCAACAGCGCTCCTAACAAGGAGTTAAAGTTAGATTTACCTAGCAAAGCTACTAAATTGAATCCGAATGCAGCAGAGTTTGTTCCTTCGTCTCTTAGATCTACCCAAGGAAATGCCAAAAGCCCAAGTGCAACCAAATTTGATTTTCTAGCAACTTCAAAGAAAGCAATCGTAGATCGATCGGAGTCCAGTATCTCAAATGGTTCTGAAACATTTCAACTCCCTGATGACATTACTCCAGACTTCAGAATTATGGTGGAAGAGTCAGATGGAAAGGGGAATCTTTCACTGAAAGGATTGTCAATACATGAAGGCACTAATGCATCAAATCACTTGCTTTCCACTGCTGACAAAGCATTGACTTTTCTTAATGACAATCTCAGCTTTAGGGATAAGATCGGATTTTCTCAATCTACCTATGGAGAAGAGCAATTGTCAGCATCTATGATGAACTGGGACGAACCATTAAAAAATGGTGGACTGCATAGCATGAATGGAACAAAGGTGAATCATTATAATGGAGACTCTGTAGCTGATTCTGTAAATGACTTGATAGGTGGAAGTTCACTTGTTGAGGACGCTGCTATCAATCCACTAAAGTTTTTGTCATCAAAGTTTCCTGGTTTTCCCGTTCAGAGCATTGCAGATGTTTATTACAAAAATGGACGTGATTTGAGAATAACTGTAGGAGTTCTTTCCTATTTGGAG AATCAAGTTGGTGGCACTTTTGTTCAGAGCCCGCAATCGAAGTCCTTTGCATCTCCAAGCCTTGGCATGCCGGATTTTCCTGCACTTGCAATGACAAATACCCAACATGGTCTCGCGAAGTACAGTAAAGAAGATGTTACATATAAATCTCCAAATATAACAAGAGgtgattttaatttggtttcgTCCTTGGGAGAATTGGCATCTCCACGGGCTACTCAATGGAGGTATAAGAGAGATGGTTCAAATGATAATGGTGTCGGCTCGAGTAGAAGCTCTCAGCTTTTGGCTAGCACATATGGCGGTAATG CAGCAAACCTGTACTTAGAATCAAGGGAGGACGCCCGTGATTTCTCACACCTTCGAAATGCATCTACTGAGCAG GCGAGGCAGGCGTATTTGATTGGCAACAAAGCATTGGCCAAAGAACTGAATCTGAAGGACCAGTTGTACAATCTTCAAATGAAAGCAACTCATGATAAAGCTAGAGAAGCAACTACATGGCAAAG GAACCTGCTCTTGCCCGACCTGCACGTCTACAGCAAGAGCGTGGAGGAACCATCGGATCCCTTCATCGATCTCCGCGGCCTTCATGCAGGCGAAGCAATCCACGCCCTGAACCACGAGCTCAGAAACCTCAAGAGAGCCGCACGATTAGCCCCCAGGAAGCTGGAGGTGATGATATTGGTTGGATCGGCAGCAGGGGGTCGCGCCCTCTCTGCGGCCGTGGAGCAGTGCCTCTCCGAGCACGGGCTTCACCACACACCTGTGCAACCGGGTGTTCTACGTGTGGTGATGTATTAA
- the LOC109718176 gene encoding polyadenylate-binding protein-interacting protein 7-like isoform X2: protein MNLSVNSAPNKELKLDLPSKATKLNPNAAEFVPSSLRSTQGNAKSPSATKFDFLATSKKAIVDRSESSISNGSETFQLPDDITPDFRIMVEESDGKGNLSLKGLSIHEGTNASNHLLSTADKALTFLNDNLSFRDKIGFSQSTYGEEQLSASMMNWDEPLKNGGLHSMNGTKVNHYNGDSVADSVNDLIGGSSLVEDAAINPLKFLSSKFPGFPVQSIADVYYKNGRDLRITVGVLSYLENQVGGTFVQSPQSKSFASPSLGMPDFPALAMTNTQHGLAKYSKEDVTYKSPNITRGDFNLVSSLGELASPRATQWRYKRDGSNDNGVGSSRSSQLLASTYGGNANLYLESREDARDFSHLRNASTEQARQAYLIGNKALAKELNLKDQLYNLQMKATHDKAREATTWQRNLLLPDLHVYSKSVEEPSDPFIDLRGLHAGEAIHALNHELRNLKRAARLAPRKLEVMILVGSAAGGRALSAAVEQCLSEHGLHHTPVQPGVLRVVMY from the exons ATGAATCTATCTGTCAACAGCGCTCCTAACAAGGAGTTAAAGTTAGATTTACCTAGCAAAGCTACTAAATTGAATCCGAATGCAGCAGAGTTTGTTCCTTCGTCTCTTAGATCTACCCAAGGAAATGCCAAAAGCCCAAGTGCAACCAAATTTGATTTTCTAGCAACTTCAAAGAAAGCAATCGTAGATCGATCGGAGTCCAGTATCTCAAATGGTTCTGAAACATTTCAACTCCCTGATGACATTACTCCAGACTTCAGAATTATGGTGGAAGAGTCAGATGGAAAGGGGAATCTTTCACTGAAAGGATTGTCAATACATGAAGGCACTAATGCATCAAATCACTTGCTTTCCACTGCTGACAAAGCATTGACTTTTCTTAATGACAATCTCAGCTTTAGGGATAAGATCGGATTTTCTCAATCTACCTATGGAGAAGAGCAATTGTCAGCATCTATGATGAACTGGGACGAACCATTAAAAAATGGTGGACTGCATAGCATGAATGGAACAAAGGTGAATCATTATAATGGAGACTCTGTAGCTGATTCTGTAAATGACTTGATAGGTGGAAGTTCACTTGTTGAGGACGCTGCTATCAATCCACTAAAGTTTTTGTCATCAAAGTTTCCTGGTTTTCCCGTTCAGAGCATTGCAGATGTTTATTACAAAAATGGACGTGATTTGAGAATAACTGTAGGAGTTCTTTCCTATTTGGAG AATCAAGTTGGTGGCACTTTTGTTCAGAGCCCGCAATCGAAGTCCTTTGCATCTCCAAGCCTTGGCATGCCGGATTTTCCTGCACTTGCAATGACAAATACCCAACATGGTCTCGCGAAGTACAGTAAAGAAGATGTTACATATAAATCTCCAAATATAACAAGAGgtgattttaatttggtttcgTCCTTGGGAGAATTGGCATCTCCACGGGCTACTCAATGGAGGTATAAGAGAGATGGTTCAAATGATAATGGTGTCGGCTCGAGTAGAAGCTCTCAGCTTTTGGCTAGCACATATGGCGGTAATG CAAACCTGTACTTAGAATCAAGGGAGGACGCCCGTGATTTCTCACACCTTCGAAATGCATCTACTGAGCAG GCGAGGCAGGCGTATTTGATTGGCAACAAAGCATTGGCCAAAGAACTGAATCTGAAGGACCAGTTGTACAATCTTCAAATGAAAGCAACTCATGATAAAGCTAGAGAAGCAACTACATGGCAAAG GAACCTGCTCTTGCCCGACCTGCACGTCTACAGCAAGAGCGTGGAGGAACCATCGGATCCCTTCATCGATCTCCGCGGCCTTCATGCAGGCGAAGCAATCCACGCCCTGAACCACGAGCTCAGAAACCTCAAGAGAGCCGCACGATTAGCCCCCAGGAAGCTGGAGGTGATGATATTGGTTGGATCGGCAGCAGGGGGTCGCGCCCTCTCTGCGGCCGTGGAGCAGTGCCTCTCCGAGCACGGGCTTCACCACACACCTGTGCAACCGGGTGTTCTACGTGTGGTGATGTATTAA